A window of Microcystis aeruginosa FD4 contains these coding sequences:
- a CDS encoding pilus assembly protein has protein sequence MTFTEEFENPELEELDQYPTAFGITFTPRNSGIAAGVLGLLGSFYLLFNWVMPAYNTLQQLQNDAAGKQQQIDQQKSGLGPSEFPKIESQLQQKEATKQQILALFAQEKDLSTILLDISNIFKSRDVKLISFQPQGLEPVVVSDSSLGGAVNNKLKRQTFNVKIEGNYANSQEVIRDLERLQPLILLKNLNTQLEKEGAVVKVVSIGKNQATIVPQSDQPVTTTFLLDVIIPLNAEELAKLAPPPPAEGQPPAEGQPPASPPQ, from the coding sequence ATGACCTTTACCGAAGAATTTGAGAACCCAGAATTAGAGGAACTTGACCAGTATCCTACCGCTTTCGGGATAACTTTTACTCCCCGCAATAGTGGGATCGCCGCCGGTGTGCTGGGTTTACTTGGCTCCTTCTATCTGCTTTTTAACTGGGTGATGCCCGCTTATAATACCTTGCAGCAACTGCAAAACGATGCGGCTGGCAAACAACAACAGATAGATCAACAAAAAAGCGGTCTCGGCCCCTCGGAATTCCCAAAAATCGAGAGTCAATTACAACAAAAAGAGGCAACTAAACAGCAAATACTCGCGCTTTTTGCTCAAGAAAAGGACTTAAGCACTATTCTCTTAGATATTAGCAATATCTTTAAGTCTCGCGATGTTAAGCTGATTAGTTTCCAACCCCAAGGACTAGAACCGGTGGTGGTCTCCGATAGTTCCCTCGGTGGCGCGGTTAATAATAAGCTCAAACGTCAAACTTTTAACGTCAAGATCGAAGGGAACTATGCTAACAGCCAAGAGGTTATTCGGGATTTAGAAAGATTACAGCCGCTCATTTTGCTGAAAAATCTGAATACCCAGCTGGAAAAGGAAGGAGCCGTGGTTAAAGTGGTTAGTATCGGCAAAAATCAAGCGACTATCGTTCCCCAATCTGATCAACCCGTTACTACCACCTTTCTTCTCGATGTGATTATTCCCCTCAATGCTGAAGAATTAGCGAAATTAGCACCGCCACCCCCCGCGGAAGGTCAACCCCCCGCCGAAGGTCAACCCCCCGCTAGTCCGCCCCAATAA
- a CDS encoding secretin N-terminal domain-containing protein, protein MNQSRYALLIPQIASFLLMAPLSALAETPESFDGSELKSTTSKIEFSQEFSQENLQKSQNQLVPSTAAGQKEISDRILASEKLLAQSAPLVPNPEIIIQGAPQAPGVPTLPRAVAPPVGDIAISNIDASAEKIKFERNITVPRVLLREASAREVLMTLANYAGYNVVFTSAQGEANATSQTVSLEFTNESVESIFNAVLLISGLQANRQGTTIFVGAQLPQGARNLISRTLRLNQVKAVAAATFLATQGAEYQRLVTQTEDIVDPLTGRVIGRRDIPPTLEALTPQNTEGSKAALLLTGLRIAADERLNSINLIGEPRQVQIATSLLTQLDARRRQVVVNVKVIDVNLLNTDEFNSSFSFGFNDGFFVQDNGAAVLNFGNMNPPSSGTVSRPGAFAQPVVPIFDIISGTGTAEIQPFLDIQNGAPFGRVNQGPNNFSGRLTPYARPSFGRTVNPFQPGLSEVNIDPETGIVEYTYEPPTLFQYPQKFLMTLQASIQTGNAKILTDPSLVVQEGQQAVVKLTEKVLVSVETTIDTNGNGNERTTTPVFGDAGLTLTVDVNQIDDNGYISLNVAPTIAQPGPPIRFDSGGGTVNTLTPLITRELLSGLIRLRDGQSLILSGIIQERQQSSESKVPILGDIPILGALFRSRTNRNDRSEVIILLTPKIIEDTATSTLGINYQPGQDAAEMLQRQGFPVQPRQ, encoded by the coding sequence GTGAATCAGTCTCGCTATGCCCTGTTGATCCCGCAAATTGCCTCGTTTTTATTGATGGCTCCCCTGAGCGCTTTGGCCGAAACCCCCGAATCCTTCGATGGTTCAGAGTTAAAATCGACTACATCAAAAATTGAATTTTCGCAAGAGTTTAGTCAAGAAAATTTACAAAAGTCGCAAAATCAGCTTGTCCCTTCAACCGCGGCAGGACAAAAGGAAATCAGCGATCGCATTTTGGCCAGTGAAAAACTGCTCGCCCAAAGTGCGCCCCTTGTCCCCAATCCCGAAATTATCATTCAAGGCGCACCCCAAGCTCCCGGTGTTCCCACCCTACCCCGGGCTGTCGCCCCACCGGTGGGAGATATTGCCATCTCTAACATCGATGCTAGTGCCGAAAAGATCAAATTTGAGCGCAATATCACCGTACCTCGTGTTTTACTCCGGGAAGCTTCCGCTAGAGAAGTGTTAATGACCCTTGCTAACTATGCCGGTTATAACGTCGTTTTCACCAGCGCCCAGGGGGAAGCCAACGCCACTTCTCAGACAGTTTCCTTGGAATTTACTAACGAATCGGTGGAAAGCATTTTTAACGCCGTGTTGTTAATTTCTGGACTACAGGCTAACCGTCAGGGTACAACCATCTTTGTTGGGGCGCAATTACCCCAAGGCGCTCGTAATCTGATTAGCCGCACCCTGCGTCTCAATCAAGTTAAAGCCGTCGCCGCCGCCACTTTCCTCGCTACCCAAGGGGCAGAATACCAGCGTTTAGTTACCCAAACCGAGGATATCGTCGATCCCCTCACCGGAAGAGTAATCGGTCGCCGGGATATTCCTCCCACTCTAGAGGCACTAACACCCCAAAACACAGAAGGCTCAAAAGCTGCCTTACTTTTAACCGGTTTAAGAATTGCCGCCGACGAGCGCCTTAATTCTATCAATTTAATCGGCGAACCCCGACAAGTCCAAATCGCCACATCTTTATTAACCCAACTGGATGCTCGTCGCCGTCAGGTGGTGGTCAATGTCAAAGTTATTGATGTCAACCTGCTCAATACGGACGAATTTAACAGTAGTTTTTCTTTCGGGTTTAACGATGGTTTCTTCGTTCAGGATAACGGGGCGGCGGTGCTGAACTTTGGTAATATGAACCCACCCAGTAGTGGGACTGTCTCCAGACCGGGGGCTTTCGCACAGCCTGTTGTGCCGATTTTCGATATCATATCGGGTACGGGGACAGCAGAAATTCAACCTTTTCTTGACATTCAGAATGGTGCTCCCTTTGGCCGTGTTAACCAGGGACCGAATAACTTTTCCGGGCGTCTGACACCCTATGCTCGCCCTAGTTTTGGTCGCACTGTTAACCCCTTCCAACCCGGTTTGAGTGAGGTTAATATTGACCCAGAGACGGGAATAGTAGAGTATACATACGAACCTCCCACCCTATTCCAATATCCCCAAAAATTCCTGATGACCCTGCAAGCCTCAATTCAGACAGGAAATGCCAAGATTCTCACTGATCCCTCCTTGGTAGTGCAGGAAGGTCAGCAGGCAGTGGTGAAACTAACCGAGAAAGTGCTGGTCAGTGTTGAAACAACAATTGATACCAATGGCAATGGCAATGAGAGAACTACAACTCCTGTGTTTGGTGATGCTGGACTGACCTTAACCGTCGATGTGAATCAAATTGACGATAATGGTTACATCAGTTTAAATGTCGCCCCTACAATTGCCCAACCTGGGCCCCCGATTCGATTTGATAGCGGTGGGGGTACAGTCAACACATTGACCCCTTTGATTACCCGGGAATTATTGTCGGGTTTAATTCGTCTTCGGGATGGACAGAGTTTAATTCTTTCTGGCATTATCCAAGAACGCCAACAGAGTTCTGAGTCAAAAGTGCCGATTTTAGGGGATATTCCCATTTTAGGGGCTTTATTCCGCAGTCGTACCAATCGCAACGATCGCTCGGAGGTGATTATTCTCCTCACTCCCAAAATCATCGAAGATACGGCCACCTCTACCCTCGGCATCAACTATCAACCCGGCCAAGATGCGGCGGAAATGCTTCAGCGTCAAGGTTTCCCCGTACAACCGCGACAGTAA
- the purE gene encoding 5-(carboxyamino)imidazole ribonucleotide mutase has product MMTDNRISSPAAPLVSVIMGSDSDLPTMKEAIAVLEVFQISHEVAIVSAHRTPEKMFEYAKNSHLRGIKVIIAGAGGAAHLPGMVASLTPLPVIGVPVVTRTLQGLDSLYSIVQMPAGIPVATVAIGNAKNAGLLAVQILATGNIDLLEQVIAYRQSLTDSVLEKQSNLQRLGYQDYLEQSSPK; this is encoded by the coding sequence ATGATGACAGACAATCGCATTTCCTCCCCAGCAGCGCCCCTAGTGAGTGTAATTATGGGCAGTGATTCCGACTTACCCACCATGAAAGAAGCGATCGCAGTTTTAGAGGTTTTTCAGATTAGCCACGAAGTCGCCATTGTCTCGGCCCATCGTACCCCCGAAAAAATGTTTGAATACGCCAAAAACTCTCATTTAAGGGGAATAAAAGTGATTATCGCTGGAGCCGGCGGCGCTGCCCATTTACCCGGAATGGTAGCATCTTTAACCCCCTTACCCGTAATTGGAGTTCCCGTAGTCACGCGTACTTTACAAGGGTTAGACTCTCTCTATTCAATTGTACAGATGCCCGCAGGTATTCCCGTGGCCACGGTGGCGATCGGTAATGCCAAAAATGCCGGACTTTTAGCGGTTCAAATTCTCGCCACTGGTAATATTGATCTTTTAGAGCAAGTTATCGCCTATCGTCAATCCCTCACCGATTCCGTCCTCGAAAAACAAAGCAATCTTCAACGACTAGGCTATCAAGACTATCTAGAGCAGAGTTCACCTAAGTAG